GCAAGACGCTTTTAAAAGGGCGGAAAGAGAAAAGATATTACTAACCGCTTCGGGAATTGAAAAATTGGAATGGTTTAGAAAGAACTATCCCAAGCTCGAAAATGAAATCCCACACTACTATATTGCTTCTTTTTTAGGATTAACGCCAACTTCGCTAAGTCGATTACGAGGCTCCAAAAAATAACTTAAATCTTCATTTCTTGCCAAATGTAAATGATGTTCTATATTTTAATACAGAACTTTGCCAAGGATACAAACTCACAAATTTGATAATATGAAATGGCTTTTTGTAATAATAGCTTTTTTTCTCCATGGTTGTGCGAAGATAGACGACATTGGAGTACTTGTTCCGCCTACGGTTTACCAAGACCCAAATTTGCCAAGTGTAATTGTGAACGTGTCAGGTCGGCAACGACTTATCCACGTAAGAACATTTGGTAATCCGACTAATCCGCCTTTGTTTATCCTTCACGGCAGTTTTACCGACACCCGACCCTACCGAAATATTTGCGAAAGTCTTGCCGATAAGTATTATGTAGTGATTTGGGACCAAAGGGGCTGCGGCTTGTCGGAACGAATCACCGAAGATGAGTTTACCCTTCAAACAGCCCTTGATGAAATAAACGAAATGAAAAACATTTACGCCCCAAACCAAAAAGTTACCGTCATTGGACAGTCTTGGGGTGGTGGTTTGGCCACATTTTACACATCAAAAAATCCAAATAAAGTTGAACAACTGTTGCTCATTGAGCCAATGCCCCTGACAGGCGATGATATGCAAAAGTTGTTCAAAACCATTGTTGAGTTTAGGTATGACAACGGCACTTGGAACAATTTGGCAAGACACGGGCAAGTCATCAGCCCCAAAGACCACGAGCAAATTGACTATCGGGCAATGATGATCTTGAGAAGCACCATGACTACAGGCTACCATTGTGACGGTAACAATCCGCCCCCCTGGCAAGTGCATAGGGTTGGGGGATTTGTGGAATACGTTCGCAACAAAAGACTTGGAAACCCAATCTCAGGTTTTACCTACAACTTCACAGATGGCATTCAAAATTATCAAGATACTGTTTTAATTCTAGGTGGTTCTTGCAGTTCATTGGGTTATGAAATGCAAAAGCAGTATTCAAGACCACACTTCGTAAATGCAGAAGTCGTTGAAATTAGGGATGCAGGTCATAGAATGAATATGGAAAAATTTGATGAAGTAATGGCAGCCATCAAATCATTTTTAAAAGCGTATTAAACGATGAAGAATATATTAGTTATTTGCGTTTTATGTCTTTGCTCTGTGACAGATACATACGCCCAAAACTACTTTGGCTTGCTCAATGAAGGCAGGCATATTATTTCCGTAGGCTCAAATGCAAATCCACATCTTAATGCCAATGCCGATTATTTCTATGGATTTGACAATCAAGGTAAATTCATGGAACGCTACGGTTTTTACGCACAAGCCAACTTTCCGATATTTTCACAAAAAGGGTTTGATTTTGATTTTCGCATTGGTGCGGGTGCTTTGGTTTCATTTTCAGATAAGTTCAGGTCAATTGCAGGACTGGGTTGGAATATTTCAAGAACGGAAGATTTGAATGGACGATATTTCAATTCGGGGTTCAAAATAGAGATCCTTCCCGGATACTACGGAAATAAATGGGTTTTTACCCCACATCTTTCACTGAATTATCAACCTTGGATAAACATCAAACACAGTGAATATGCTATTGATGCGTTTCAGGATTTATATCCAAGCAATGATGGAAAATATAAAGTGCCAAAGGACGGCTGGTTTTACCAAAATAATATTACACTACAAACAGGACTTGGGATTGCATACTTTCAACCCAATTGGCACCTCAACCTAACAGCAGGATTTCAGCATCAACCCAACAGACTTGGGCTAATTGCCTTTCCTGATGTCGGCACTTTGCCATTTTATGGTGGGGTAAACTTTGGATATTCAATACCTCGGAACAAAGGAAATTAGAAAAACAGCACATCCTAAGTTTGCCGGAATGGGGGCCGGCGTTATACAATTTAAAATCTGGCTGCTAACATACTATTGTGTTGGTTGACAGTTTAATTTTCAAAAATCCCCCAATGCACCAGGCGTTGAAACGTTGGATGTGGATGCAACCATCGGGCCAAACGGTTGTCGTTATTTCAAAACCTACATACAATGAACCTGAAAAAATTATCAGCTACGATTTTTGCCTGTGTGTTTTTTGCACAGCTTACAAGCGCGCAGAGCAACAGTTCATCTTTATCCAACGGCAACGGCGGATTTGGGGGTATCTTGTACGATATCAGCCCTATGATGGGCACTACGGGTATTGTTCAGGGAGGCGGTGGCGCTTATCTGAGGAACAATTTTTTCATTGGTGGCTACGGGATGGGATTGGTCACCAACCATTACAAGGCGCTCAACTACAAACATCCCGACGACAATTCGGTCAATGGATGGAATTATGGAGGCGACCCGGTGCAGTTCAGTTATGGCGGGTTGTGGCTGGGCAAGATTTTCCCCTTGAAAAACGAACTAAGCCTCTCAGCCTCAGGCATGTTTGGCTGGGGAAGTGCGGGCTGGAAACCTGTGATGTCCGACAGGCGCCGGCAAAAGCTCTACCGCATTGAAGAAAACATTTTTGTGATGCAACCCAGGGTGGTGGCAACTTATCAGCCACTCAGGTGGATGCGGCTTGAGGCCGGACTTTCGTACCGCGCCGTATTTACCTCCAACAAGCAGTTTCTGGATGTTTCCGGTCCCGGTGCACCTCGCTTCCGCAACTTTTTCGAGTCGGGCGATTTCTCTGCACCCTCATTCAGCTTCGGCATCATGTTTGGTGCGTTTTAAATTTTTAAAATCATTCCGGCAAACCTTTTGAGCCCCCTTTTGTTTCCTATACCACTGTTCAAGAATCACATATGAACCCAAGAGACTTTTTCCATAACCTTGTATTGCTATGTATTTTTGGTCTGAGCCTGTGGGCAGGAGAGGTCTCAGGAAGCGATAACGCTGCCCGTAAAACATTCACAGTGAGCGGTTATGTGCGCGATGCAGCCAATGGCGAAACGCTTATCGGTGCGACCATCATTGCTCAGACAGGTGGTGGAACCATCACCAATGCTTACGGGTATTATGCCCTAAAACTTGAACCGGGCAGTTATACGCTTACTTTTTCTTATGTGGGTTTTGAGCCTCAGGTGCGGTCGTTCAGGCTGAGAGCCGACACATTGATCAACATCAACCTTGGGCAAACAAGCAAGCAATTGCGCGAGGTGGTGGTGAGTGCCGACAGGCCACAGGAACGCCTGGCCCAGGCTCAGATGAGTGTGAACCGCCTGGATATCAAAAGCATTCGTCAGATTCCTGCACTCATGGGAGAGGTGGATGTGATCAAAGCCATTCAGCTGTTGCCCGGAGTTCAGGCCACTACCGAAGGCGGCTCGGGTTTCAGTGTGCGTGGCGGCAGTCCGGATCAGAACCTTATTCTGCTCGACGAGGCTGTGGTTTACAATCCCTCGCATCTGCTTGGTTTTTTCTCAGTCTTTAACAATGATGCTGTGAAAGGAGTCGAGCTGTTCAAAGGCGACATCCCCCCGGCCTATGGCGGTCGGCTGTCGTCGGTGGTTGATGTGCGGATGAACGAGGGCAACATCAAGAAATTCTCCGGGCAGGGCGGGGTGGGCACCATCTCGAGCCGACTGACGCTTGAAGGACCTATACAGAAAGACCGTTCCAGTTTTATGCTGGCTGGCCGGCGCACCTACGCCGACCTTTTCCTGATGCTTTCAAGCAACGAGCAAATCAAGGACAACACCCTCTATTTCTACGATTTTAATGCCAAGACCAACTACATCATCAACGATCGCAACCGGCTTTTCCTTTCGGGATATTTTGGCCGCGACATCTTCGAAGGTCCGAATTTTGGTATTGGCTGGGGCAACCAGACTGCCACACTGCGCTGGAACCATTTGTTCAGCAGCCGGCTGTTCAGCAACATATCGCTGGTTTACAGCAGATTTAATTACCAGCTTGGCGTGCCCGAAGGCCAGCCGAATGCGTTCGACTGGTTTGCTTCCATGAAAGATCACAGCGCAAAAGCAGATTTTACCTGGTTTGCCGGTCAAAATAATACCATACGTTTTGGCCTGAGCGGCACGTATCACAGGTTTAATCCCGGTGTGGCGGAGGG
This window of the Bacteroidota bacterium genome carries:
- a CDS encoding alpha/beta hydrolase, whose amino-acid sequence is MKWLFVIIAFFLHGCAKIDDIGVLVPPTVYQDPNLPSVIVNVSGRQRLIHVRTFGNPTNPPLFILHGSFTDTRPYRNICESLADKYYVVIWDQRGCGLSERITEDEFTLQTALDEINEMKNIYAPNQKVTVIGQSWGGGLATFYTSKNPNKVEQLLLIEPMPLTGDDMQKLFKTIVEFRYDNGTWNNLARHGQVISPKDHEQIDYRAMMILRSTMTTGYHCDGNNPPPWQVHRVGGFVEYVRNKRLGNPISGFTYNFTDGIQNYQDTVLILGGSCSSLGYEMQKQYSRPHFVNAEVVEIRDAGHRMNMEKFDEVMAAIKSFLKAY
- a CDS encoding TonB-dependent receptor, whose amino-acid sequence is MNPRDFFHNLVLLCIFGLSLWAGEVSGSDNAARKTFTVSGYVRDAANGETLIGATIIAQTGGGTITNAYGYYALKLEPGSYTLTFSYVGFEPQVRSFRLRADTLININLGQTSKQLREVVVSADRPQERLAQAQMSVNRLDIKSIRQIPALMGEVDVIKAIQLLPGVQATTEGGSGFSVRGGSPDQNLILLDEAVVYNPSHLLGFFSVFNNDAVKGVELFKGDIPPAYGGRLSSVVDVRMNEGNIKKFSGQGGVGTISSRLTLEGPIQKDRSSFMLAGRRTYADLFLMLSSNEQIKDNTLYFYDFNAKTNYIINDRNRLFLSGYFGRDIFEGPNFGIGWGNQTATLRWNHLFSSRLFSNISLVYSRFNYQLGVPEGQPNAFDWFASMKDHSAKADFTWFAGQNNTIRFGLSGTYHRFNPGVAEGKGNDSPFNRIEMRQNRAFQGGWYVSNDQKLSERLTLKYGLRLSTFSNIGEGVVYRFDENFTQSDSTYYPAGKLFHTYANLEPRVSASFLITPNSSIKAAYTRNAQYIHLAQNSTGGTPLDIWFPSSPNVKPQLGDQFSAGYFRAWEPLALEASVEAFYKLNHNAIDFKDHADLLLNEKLEGELRFGKANSYGIEALVRRTAGRLNGWISYTWSRTFRHIEAINNGKKYPASYDRPHDISIVTNYTLNERWNFGATWVYSTGSPVTFPTGRFVIGSTIAPVYSDRNAYRLPDYHRLDLSATWKNKPKPGRKWEGEWNLSVYNAYYRKNPWVINFVPDPKNPNVTYAEMTYLFAIVPALTYNFKF